The following coding sequences lie in one Micromonospora sp. R77 genomic window:
- a CDS encoding HAD-IIA family hydrolase, translated as MSARAGERLVDGYTLVVFDLDGVIYLIDRPIPGAVEAVGRLHAEGRAVAYATNNASRRSSEVAELLTGMGVPARPEEVLTSAAAAAQLLRDALPAGAPVLVVGAEALRAEISAVGLRPVTLADEEPAAVVQGYGPQVGWVDLAEASVAVRAGAPWYATNTDRTLPSGRGPLPGNGSLVAVLRTALDREPDVVVGKPEPALFATAARRADGGRTLVVGDRLDTDIEGARRAGLDSLLVLTGVSDVPELLAAPQARRPTYVALDLAGLFDPAAVVAVPGDPDRDGWSVTVTDGELVLDGAGRPLDALAALCAVAWAASAGPVVRAVSPQAAEALTALGLPA; from the coding sequence GTGAGCGCGCGCGCCGGGGAACGGCTGGTCGACGGGTACACCCTGGTCGTCTTCGACCTGGACGGGGTGATCTATCTGATCGACCGGCCGATCCCCGGCGCGGTCGAGGCGGTCGGCCGGCTGCACGCGGAGGGCCGGGCGGTGGCGTACGCCACCAACAACGCCTCGCGCCGCTCCAGCGAGGTCGCCGAGCTGCTCACCGGCATGGGTGTGCCGGCCCGGCCGGAGGAGGTGCTCACCTCGGCCGCTGCCGCCGCGCAGCTGCTGCGCGACGCGCTTCCCGCGGGTGCCCCGGTGCTCGTGGTCGGCGCGGAGGCGCTGCGCGCCGAGATCAGCGCCGTCGGGCTGCGCCCGGTCACCCTGGCCGACGAGGAACCGGCCGCGGTGGTCCAGGGGTACGGGCCGCAGGTCGGCTGGGTCGACCTGGCCGAGGCGTCGGTGGCGGTCCGCGCCGGTGCGCCCTGGTACGCCACGAACACCGACCGGACCCTGCCCAGTGGCCGGGGACCGCTGCCCGGCAACGGGTCCCTGGTGGCGGTGCTGCGTACCGCCCTTGACCGGGAGCCGGACGTGGTGGTCGGCAAGCCGGAACCGGCGCTCTTCGCCACCGCCGCCCGTCGGGCCGACGGGGGACGCACCCTGGTGGTCGGTGACCGACTGGACACCGACATCGAGGGCGCCCGGCGGGCCGGACTGGACAGCCTGCTCGTGCTCACCGGCGTCAGCGACGTACCCGAGCTGCTGGCCGCGCCGCAGGCCCGCCGCCCCACGTACGTCGCGCTGGACCTGGCGGGGCTCTTCGACCCGGCGGCCGTCGTCGCGGTGCCCGGTGACCCCGACCGCGACGGTTGGTCGGTCACGGTGACCGACGGCGAGCTGGTGCTCGACGGCGCCGGCCGGCCGCTGGACGCCCTGGCCGCGCTCTGCGCGGTGGCCTGGGCGGCGTCGGCCGGCCCGGTGGTGCGGGCGGTGTCGCCGCAGGCGGCGGAGGCGCTCACGGCGCTGGGCCTGCCGGCCTGA
- a CDS encoding lipopolysaccharide assembly protein LapB, with protein MLSLNKPVAEKVARHLVATGQLIDEDPELALEHALAARRLASRIAAVREAVGLAAYHAGEWQQAIAELRTYHRMTGLQSHLAVLADCERALGRPERAIDLFRGADRAKLDKAVAIELLIVAAGARGDLGQKDAAVAMLQVPELTNDSSEPWAARLRYAYADALLAVGRREEAREWFSRAADVDAEGETDAPERLLELDGVVIEGDDEDEELPVEEATAGPGTPGAVPAHPDAARTGGDSDLDDTDSDLDDEDDDQDVDDDDLDDEEDDLDDEEDDLDDDDDLDTDARADDVDDVNEDDDLADEDERDDVDGDEPGDRDGDDLADDELTDDRAVSPAEATDGSGRDGATAADHGDRSAPEAEAGQR; from the coding sequence CTGCTCTCGCTGAACAAGCCGGTGGCCGAGAAGGTCGCCCGGCACCTGGTCGCCACCGGTCAGCTGATCGACGAGGACCCGGAGCTGGCGCTGGAGCACGCGCTGGCGGCTCGCCGGCTGGCCTCGCGGATCGCGGCGGTGCGGGAGGCGGTCGGACTGGCCGCGTACCACGCGGGCGAGTGGCAGCAGGCGATCGCCGAGCTGCGCACGTACCACCGGATGACCGGGTTGCAGAGCCACCTGGCGGTGCTGGCCGACTGCGAGCGCGCGCTGGGCCGTCCGGAGCGGGCGATCGACCTGTTCCGCGGCGCCGACCGGGCGAAGCTCGACAAGGCCGTGGCGATCGAGCTGTTGATCGTCGCCGCCGGCGCCCGGGGTGACCTCGGCCAGAAGGACGCGGCCGTGGCGATGCTCCAGGTTCCCGAGCTGACCAACGACTCGTCCGAGCCGTGGGCCGCGCGGCTGCGCTACGCGTACGCCGACGCGCTGCTGGCGGTGGGCCGGCGCGAGGAGGCGCGGGAGTGGTTCTCCCGGGCCGCCGACGTGGACGCCGAGGGTGAGACGGACGCGCCCGAGCGGCTGCTCGAACTCGACGGCGTCGTTATCGAGGGCGACGACGAGGACGAGGAACTCCCGGTGGAGGAGGCGACCGCGGGACCGGGCACGCCCGGCGCGGTGCCGGCCCACCCGGACGCCGCGCGCACCGGCGGTGACAGCGACCTTGACGACACCGACTCCGACCTCGACGACGAGGACGACGACCAGGACGTTGACGACGACGACCTCGACGACGAGGAAGACGACCTCGATGACGAGGAAGACGACCTCGATGACGACGACGACCTCGACACGGACGCCCGTGCCGACGACGTCGACGACGTCAACGAGGACGACGACCTGGCCGACGAGGACGAGCGGGACGACGTCGACGGCGACGAGCCCGGCGACCGGGACGGCGACGACCTCGCCGACGACGAGCTGACCGACGACCGGGCGGTGTCGCCGGCCGAGGCCACCGACGGGTCGGGTCGGGACGGGGCGACGGCTGCCGACCACGGCGACCGGTCGGCTCCCGAGGCGGAGGCCGGACAGCGGTGA
- the recN gene encoding DNA repair protein RecN, protein MLEELRITGLGVIEDTTLPLAGGMNVITGETGAGKTMVVTGLGLLFGGRADAGRVRAQPGRAMVEGRLRLTGRVADTVHARITDAGGEPDEDGSLLLSRTVTVEGRSRAHLGGRSMPVSMLGEVGEQAVAVHGQSDQLRLLRPAEQRAALDRFAGPTHEKLLDALREAYTRWRTVVDDLADRRRNARERNQEADLLRLGLDEITRVDPQPGEDDELKAEAQRLEHAEGLRTAAQLAQQCVAGGVEAADETPDATVLLGTARRTLEAQAGTDPALGELAGRLEEAATLVADVSAELSTYLAALDADPARLQVIYERRAALRALTRKYADDVDGVIAWGERARTRLSDLDTSDELLDELDREASRLAGEVAELAGRVSASRREAAVRFAEQVTVELAGLAMPHARIEVAVLPRPVGRTEPSLSVNGVESGVGPDGADEVELRLLAHPGAPSLPLQRGASGGELSRVMLAIEVVFAGSGGPPTLVFDEVDAGVGGQAAVEIGRRLARLARSHQVLVVTHLPQVAAFADRHLVVAKDTGGAVTTSGVRVVEDTERARELARMLAGLPDSDLGIAHAEELLAVAAKERRP, encoded by the coding sequence GTGCTGGAAGAGCTGCGCATCACCGGACTGGGCGTCATCGAGGACACCACGCTGCCGTTGGCCGGCGGGATGAACGTCATCACCGGCGAGACCGGTGCGGGCAAGACGATGGTGGTGACCGGCCTGGGCCTGCTCTTCGGCGGCCGGGCCGACGCCGGCCGGGTGCGCGCCCAGCCGGGCCGCGCGATGGTGGAGGGGCGGTTGCGCCTCACCGGCCGGGTGGCCGACACGGTGCACGCCCGAATCACCGACGCCGGCGGCGAGCCCGACGAGGACGGCTCGCTGCTGCTGAGCCGCACGGTGACGGTGGAGGGCCGCTCCCGGGCGCACCTGGGCGGTCGGAGCATGCCGGTGTCGATGCTCGGCGAGGTGGGCGAGCAGGCGGTGGCCGTGCACGGCCAGTCCGACCAGCTGCGGCTGCTGCGCCCGGCGGAGCAGCGGGCCGCGCTGGACCGGTTCGCCGGTCCGACGCACGAGAAGCTGCTCGACGCGCTGCGCGAGGCGTACACCCGGTGGCGGACGGTGGTCGACGACCTGGCCGACCGGCGGCGCAACGCCCGCGAGCGCAACCAGGAGGCCGACCTGCTCCGGCTGGGCCTCGACGAGATCACCCGGGTCGACCCGCAGCCCGGTGAGGACGACGAGCTGAAGGCCGAGGCGCAGCGCCTGGAGCACGCCGAGGGGCTGCGCACGGCGGCGCAGCTGGCCCAGCAGTGCGTGGCCGGCGGGGTGGAGGCGGCCGACGAGACCCCCGACGCGACGGTGCTGCTGGGCACGGCCCGCCGCACCCTGGAGGCGCAGGCCGGCACCGACCCGGCGCTGGGCGAGCTGGCTGGCCGGCTGGAGGAGGCGGCGACGCTGGTCGCCGACGTCTCCGCCGAGCTGTCGACCTATCTGGCCGCGCTGGACGCCGACCCGGCCCGGTTGCAGGTCATCTACGAGCGGCGGGCCGCGCTGCGCGCGTTGACCCGCAAGTACGCCGACGACGTGGACGGCGTGATCGCCTGGGGCGAGCGGGCCCGCACCCGACTGTCCGACCTGGACACGTCCGACGAGCTGCTGGACGAGCTGGACCGGGAGGCGTCCCGGCTGGCCGGCGAGGTGGCGGAGCTGGCCGGGCGGGTGTCGGCGTCCCGGCGGGAGGCGGCGGTCCGCTTCGCCGAGCAGGTCACCGTCGAGCTGGCCGGGCTGGCCATGCCGCACGCCCGGATCGAGGTGGCGGTGCTGCCCCGCCCGGTCGGCCGGACCGAGCCGAGCCTGTCGGTCAACGGGGTCGAGTCGGGCGTCGGACCGGACGGCGCCGACGAGGTGGAGCTGCGGCTGCTGGCGCATCCGGGCGCACCGTCGCTGCCGCTGCAGCGGGGCGCCTCCGGCGGTGAGCTGTCCCGGGTGATGCTCGCCATCGAGGTGGTCTTCGCCGGCTCCGGCGGCCCGCCCACCCTGGTCTTCGACGAGGTCGACGCGGGCGTCGGCGGGCAGGCCGCGGTGGAGATCGGCCGCCGGCTGGCCCGGCTGGCCCGCAGCCACCAGGTGCTCGTCGTCACGCACCTGCCGCAGGTGGCCGCCTTCGCCGACCGGCACCTGGTGGTGGCGAAGGACACCGGGGGAGCGGTGACCACCAGCGGGGTGCGGGTGGTGGAGGACACCGAGCGGGCCCGGGAGCTGGCCCGGATGCTCGCGGGTTTGCCGGACTCCGATCTGGGTATCGCCCATGCCGAAGAACTCCTGGCCGTTGCGGCCAAGGAAAGGCGACCGTGA
- a CDS encoding NAD kinase has translation MSARSAAERTALLVTHTGRRRSTEHARAVAADLIAAGFEVRVVAEEADDLDLPGVVPVTGPQAAEGAEIVFALGGDGTFLRAAELARPAKAPLLGINLGKVGFLAEAEIDDLDVAVRDVVHRNYTVDERLTLDVTAEFDGGPTIESWALNEISVEKGERAQMLELLVDVDGRPLSRYGCDGVVCATPTGSTAYAFSGGGPVVWPEVEALLLVPISAHALFSRPLVTAPTSTFVITVDPFTTLAVLCCDGRRVYDLPPGAKVTVRRGTLPVRIVRLRARPFTDRLVAKFDLPVQGWRGSRR, from the coding sequence GTGAGCGCGAGGAGTGCAGCGGAGCGGACTGCCCTGCTGGTGACGCACACGGGTCGTCGCCGCAGCACCGAGCACGCCCGGGCGGTGGCGGCGGACCTGATCGCCGCCGGCTTCGAGGTGCGGGTGGTGGCCGAGGAGGCCGACGATTTGGACCTGCCCGGCGTGGTGCCGGTGACCGGCCCGCAGGCCGCCGAGGGCGCGGAGATCGTCTTCGCGCTGGGCGGCGACGGCACGTTCCTGCGCGCCGCCGAGCTGGCCCGGCCGGCGAAGGCCCCACTGCTCGGCATCAACCTGGGCAAGGTCGGTTTCCTCGCCGAGGCGGAGATCGACGACCTGGACGTGGCGGTGCGCGACGTGGTGCACCGTAACTACACGGTGGACGAACGGCTCACCCTCGACGTGACCGCCGAGTTCGACGGTGGTCCGACCATCGAGTCGTGGGCGCTCAACGAGATCAGCGTCGAGAAGGGCGAGCGGGCCCAGATGCTGGAGCTCCTCGTCGACGTCGACGGCCGCCCGCTGTCCCGGTACGGCTGCGACGGCGTGGTCTGCGCCACCCCGACCGGCTCCACCGCGTATGCGTTCTCCGGCGGGGGACCGGTGGTCTGGCCGGAGGTGGAGGCGCTGCTGCTGGTGCCGATCAGCGCCCACGCGTTGTTCAGCCGGCCGCTGGTCACGGCGCCGACCTCGACCTTCGTCATCACCGTCGACCCGTTCACCACGCTGGCGGTGCTCTGCTGCGACGGTCGGCGGGTCTACGACCTGCCGCCGGGCGCCAAGGTCACGGTGCGTCGGGGGACGCTGCCGGTGCGGATCGTCCGGCTGCGGGCCCGGCCGTTCACCGACCGGTTGGTGGCCAAGTTCGACCTGCCGGTGCAGGGCTGGCGGGGCAGCCGCAGGTGA
- a CDS encoding TlyA family RNA methyltransferase: MARRNRLDAELVRRGLARSREQAAALVEAGRVQLRGVPARKSAAMVDPADPLLVTGEDPVSEYVSRGGHKLAGALAAFAPDGLTVAGRRCLDAGASTGGFTDVLLRADAAEVVAVDVGYGQLAWPLRTDERVRVFERTNVRTLTPEVIGGEVDLTVADLSFISLRLVLSALAGCTRADGDLALMVKPQFEVGKERVGAGGVVRDPALRAEAVLDVAAAAAGLGLGLADVAASPLPGPSGNVEFFVWLRRDAPAADPERVRAVVAAGPAGFPPPADAPDTPTSTSEEAAR, from the coding sequence ATGGCACGTCGCAACCGGCTGGACGCCGAACTCGTCCGCCGCGGTCTGGCCCGCTCCCGTGAGCAGGCCGCCGCGCTGGTGGAGGCCGGCCGGGTCCAGCTGCGCGGGGTGCCGGCCCGCAAGTCCGCCGCGATGGTCGACCCCGCGGACCCACTCCTGGTCACCGGCGAGGACCCGGTCTCCGAGTACGTCTCCCGGGGCGGCCACAAGCTGGCCGGCGCGCTCGCCGCGTTCGCCCCGGACGGCCTCACCGTCGCCGGCCGGCGCTGCCTCGACGCGGGCGCCTCCACCGGCGGCTTCACCGACGTGCTGCTGCGGGCCGACGCGGCGGAGGTGGTGGCCGTCGACGTCGGCTACGGGCAGCTGGCCTGGCCGTTGCGCACCGACGAGCGGGTCCGGGTCTTCGAGCGCACCAACGTGCGTACCCTCACCCCCGAGGTCATCGGCGGCGAGGTCGACCTGACCGTGGCCGATCTCTCCTTCATCTCGCTGCGGCTGGTGCTGTCGGCCCTGGCCGGCTGCACCCGGGCCGACGGCGACCTGGCGCTGATGGTCAAGCCCCAGTTCGAGGTGGGCAAGGAGCGGGTCGGCGCGGGCGGGGTGGTCCGCGACCCGGCGCTGCGGGCCGAGGCGGTGCTCGACGTGGCCGCCGCCGCGGCGGGGCTCGGTCTGGGCCTGGCCGACGTCGCGGCCAGTCCGCTGCCGGGGCCCAGCGGCAACGTCGAGTTCTTCGTATGGTTACGCCGGGACGCGCCGGCGGCGGACCCGGAGCGGGTACGCGCCGTGGTGGCCGCCGGACCGGCCGGCTTCCCGCCCCCGGCCGACGCGCCGGACACCCCGACGTCCACGAGTGAGGAGGCCGCCCGGTGA
- a CDS encoding phasin family protein — MQDAWRAYLELAMGLTEAPRKKAQDAVRRVVGQGGVTAAQLQALAEELLSTGAANREALTKLVRFEVDRALGAVGLATADEVAELTRRVHELERQLREAKSAGTTALATGPVSAARATPSTGRASATGPVSAAPTVPAPAPTAAVAKKAVAKKTVAKKAIAKKPPATVSRTPTEGSPATPSRPVKKAAPRRQSPGGDG, encoded by the coding sequence ATGCAGGACGCGTGGCGCGCCTACCTGGAGCTGGCCATGGGCCTGACGGAGGCGCCCCGGAAGAAGGCACAGGACGCCGTGCGCCGCGTGGTGGGCCAGGGCGGCGTGACCGCCGCCCAGCTCCAGGCGTTGGCCGAGGAGCTGCTCTCCACCGGCGCGGCGAACCGGGAGGCGCTGACCAAGCTGGTCCGGTTCGAGGTGGACCGGGCCCTCGGCGCGGTCGGGCTGGCCACCGCCGACGAGGTGGCCGAGCTGACCCGCCGGGTGCACGAGCTGGAACGGCAGCTGCGCGAGGCCAAGTCGGCCGGCACGACCGCGCTGGCCACCGGGCCGGTCTCCGCCGCGCGGGCGACCCCGTCGACGGGTCGGGCGTCGGCCACCGGGCCGGTCTCCGCGGCGCCCACGGTGCCGGCGCCGGCCCCCACCGCCGCGGTGGCGAAGAAAGCCGTGGCCAAGAAGACCGTGGCGAAGAAGGCGATCGCGAAGAAGCCGCCGGCCACCGTGTCCCGCACCCCGACCGAGGGGTCCCCGGCCACGCCGTCCCGGCCGGTGAAGAAGGCGGCGCCGCGCCGGCAGTCGCCCGGTGGTGACGGGTGA
- a CDS encoding copper transporter gives MINFRYHVVSLTAVFLALAIGLVVGTAALNGPVADSLKENVNALRKDNQQMRQSVNSMQKELELEEDFAAEMAQVVLPGKLAGRRVLVLDLPSGRKHTEGVVKMLEQAGANITGQVDLQDKFINPDSNNNLLELAVTAARPSSAPPSGLPGNGHGVETSSALLASVLLDRAAGSPPVTDADRKAVLSAYTSSGYLSAEGKVSGAAEAVVLVSGQPYVDKDSAKEDESVVKVAEQFDRAGAIVVAGNGSSGGNVVAVVRGDPVLSQTISTVDNANTVQGQLVTALALVQQLTEKKAGQYGVGDNAAALLPKLPQ, from the coding sequence GTGATCAACTTCCGCTACCACGTGGTGTCCCTCACCGCGGTCTTCCTGGCGTTGGCGATCGGCCTGGTGGTCGGCACCGCCGCCCTCAACGGGCCCGTCGCCGACTCGCTCAAGGAGAACGTCAACGCGCTGCGCAAGGACAACCAGCAGATGCGCCAGTCGGTCAACAGCATGCAGAAGGAACTCGAACTGGAGGAGGACTTCGCGGCCGAGATGGCGCAGGTCGTCCTCCCCGGCAAGCTCGCCGGCCGGCGGGTGCTGGTGCTCGACCTGCCCAGCGGTCGCAAGCACACCGAGGGCGTGGTGAAGATGCTGGAGCAGGCCGGGGCGAACATCACCGGCCAGGTCGACCTCCAGGACAAGTTCATCAACCCGGACAGCAACAACAACCTGCTCGAGCTGGCCGTCACCGCCGCCCGCCCGAGCAGCGCGCCCCCCTCCGGCCTGCCCGGCAACGGCCACGGGGTGGAGACCTCCAGCGCCCTGCTCGCCAGCGTCCTGCTCGACCGGGCCGCAGGCAGCCCTCCGGTCACCGACGCCGACCGCAAGGCGGTGCTGTCGGCGTACACGAGCTCCGGTTATCTGAGCGCGGAGGGCAAGGTCAGCGGCGCGGCCGAGGCGGTCGTCCTGGTCAGCGGGCAGCCGTACGTCGACAAGGACTCCGCGAAGGAGGACGAGTCGGTGGTCAAGGTCGCCGAGCAGTTCGACCGGGCCGGGGCGATCGTGGTGGCCGGCAACGGCTCGTCCGGCGGCAACGTGGTCGCCGTCGTCCGGGGCGACCCGGTGCTCTCGCAGACCATCTCCACCGTCGACAACGCCAACACCGTGCAGGGCCAGCTCGTCACCGCGCTCGCCCTGGTGCAGCAGCTCACCGAGAAGAAGGCCGGCCAGTACGGTGTCGGCGACAACGCCGCGGCGCTGCTGCCTAAACTGCCCCAGTGA
- a CDS encoding glycosyltransferase, producing the protein MGRLHPQKRYDVLVDAAARWRTRSPACRGDRRQRARVPATGCPISAARAPVTLLGHRTDVADLLAGADLAVVTSDWEARQLFAQEALLRAGVPPWWRPRWVAAGAGRRRRGAGAAG; encoded by the coding sequence GTGGGCCGGCTGCACCCCCAGAAGAGGTACGACGTGCTGGTCGACGCCGCCGCCCGGTGGCGTACCCGGAGCCCGGCCTGTCGTGGTGATCGCCGGCAGCGGGCCCGCGTACCTGCAACTGGCTGCCCGATCTCGGCCGCGCGGGCGCCGGTGACCCTGCTGGGGCACCGCACCGACGTGGCGGACCTGCTGGCCGGCGCCGACCTGGCGGTGGTGACCAGCGACTGGGAGGCCCGGCAGCTGTTCGCGCAGGAGGCGCTGCTGCGGGCCGGCGTACCGCCATGGTGGCGACCGCGGTGGGTGGCTGCCGGAGCTGGTCGACGACGCCGCGGTGCTGGTGCCGCCGGGTGA
- the steA gene encoding putative cytokinetic ring protein SteA yields MRLPTLRRNRSAEPGSVLGTARLDRRTKRLVGRLRPGDIAIIDHVDLDRVAADSLVAVGVAAVLNAKPSVSGRYPNLGPEVLIAAGIPLLDDLGEGVFEQIREGDLIRIEGNTVFVGEEPVAHGALQDAETVAKSMADAREGLSVQLEAFAANTMDYLKQERELLLDGVGVPEIETQVQGRHCLIVVRGYDYKADLDVLRPYIREFKPVLIGVDGGADALVEAGYTPDMIIGDMDSVTDDVLRCGAEVIVHAYPDGRAPGLARVNGLGVPAITFPAAATSEDLAMLLADEKGASLLVAVGTHATLVEFLDKGRGGMASTFLTRLKVGGKLVDAKGVSRLYRQSISGSSLLLLVLSAVAAMASAVAVSTVGKAYLGVVSEWWDNFVFQLGQLF; encoded by the coding sequence ATGCGTCTACCCACCTTGCGCCGGAACCGGAGCGCGGAACCGGGCTCAGTCCTCGGCACCGCGCGTCTCGACCGCCGGACGAAACGGCTGGTCGGCCGGCTCCGGCCCGGCGACATCGCGATCATCGACCACGTCGACCTGGACCGGGTGGCGGCCGATTCGCTGGTGGCCGTCGGGGTCGCCGCGGTGCTCAACGCCAAGCCGTCGGTCTCCGGGCGTTACCCGAACCTCGGGCCGGAGGTGTTGATCGCGGCGGGCATTCCGCTCCTGGACGACCTCGGTGAGGGGGTCTTCGAGCAGATCCGTGAGGGCGACCTGATCCGGATCGAGGGCAACACCGTCTTCGTCGGCGAGGAGCCGGTGGCGCACGGCGCGCTGCAGGACGCCGAGACGGTGGCGAAGTCGATGGCCGACGCCCGGGAGGGGCTGTCGGTCCAGTTGGAGGCGTTCGCCGCCAACACCATGGACTACCTCAAGCAGGAGCGGGAGCTGCTGCTCGACGGCGTCGGCGTGCCCGAGATCGAGACCCAGGTCCAGGGCCGGCACTGCCTGATCGTCGTCCGGGGTTACGACTACAAGGCCGACCTGGACGTGCTGCGCCCGTACATCCGGGAGTTCAAGCCGGTGCTGATCGGCGTGGACGGCGGCGCGGACGCCCTGGTCGAGGCGGGTTACACCCCTGACATGATCATCGGTGACATGGATTCGGTCACCGACGACGTGCTGCGCTGCGGTGCTGAGGTGATCGTCCACGCCTATCCGGACGGGCGGGCGCCCGGGCTGGCCCGGGTCAACGGCCTCGGCGTGCCGGCCATCACCTTCCCGGCTGCGGCGACCAGCGAGGACCTGGCCATGCTGCTGGCCGACGAGAAGGGCGCCTCGCTCCTGGTGGCCGTCGGCACCCACGCCACCCTGGTCGAGTTCCTCGACAAGGGGCGCGGCGGCATGGCGTCGACGTTCCTCACCCGGCTGAAGGTGGGCGGCAAGCTGGTCGACGCCAAGGGCGTGAGCCGGCTCTACCGGCAGAGCATCTCCGGTTCGTCGCTGCTGCTGCTGGTCCTCTCGGCGGTGGCCGCGATGGCCTCCGCGGTGGCGGTCTCCACCGTCGGGAAGGCGTATTTGGGCGTGGTCTCCGAATGGTGGGACAATTTCGTGTTCCAGCTCGGCCAGCTCTTCTAG
- a CDS encoding SCP2 sterol-binding domain-containing protein — translation MASVDECRQALRDLAARLDRHAEMQGKIDLDRTLACRITDLDTAFHGRIAGGRLVDLTDGDDPKAKIALSTTSDDLVALVHGQLDVGRAVTSRRVAIKANPFDLMKLRKLL, via the coding sequence GTGGCCAGCGTGGACGAGTGCCGGCAGGCGTTGCGGGATCTGGCCGCCCGGCTGGACCGGCACGCCGAGATGCAGGGCAAGATCGATCTCGACCGGACGCTGGCCTGCCGGATCACCGACCTGGACACCGCGTTCCACGGCCGGATCGCCGGCGGGCGACTGGTCGACCTGACCGACGGCGACGACCCGAAGGCGAAGATCGCGCTGAGCACCACCAGCGACGACCTGGTCGCCCTGGTGCACGGTCAGCTCGACGTCGGCCGGGCGGTCACCTCGCGCCGGGTCGCCATCAAGGCCAACCCGTTCGACCTGATGAAGCTCCGCAAGCTGCTCTGA